One region of Flavobacterium sp. KACC 22763 genomic DNA includes:
- a CDS encoding GDCCVxC domain-containing (seleno)protein has translation MKIVLQSIITCPLCSHSKEETMPTDACQFFYECENCKQTLKPNQGDCCVYCSYGTVPCPPIQQDKKCC, from the coding sequence ATGAAAATCGTTCTACAATCAATAATAACCTGCCCCCTTTGCTCCCACAGTAAAGAAGAAACTATGCCAACTGATGCATGCCAATTTTTTTACGAATGTGAGAACTGCAAACAAACTCTTAAACCAAATCAAGGTGATTGCTGTGTATATTGCAGTTATGGAACTGTGCCATGTCCACCAATTCAGCAAGATAAAAAATGTTGCTAA